A single window of Gammaproteobacteria bacterium DNA harbors:
- a CDS encoding AlpA family phage regulatory protein, whose translation MDAGNQNRPSKALINRKTLLAMIPLSDRAIFNMEKRGDFPRRIVLTSRNVAWDLAEVEDWIESRKESEDRAHCPGFTCNRFTCRSSDPI comes from the coding sequence ATGGACGCTGGAAACCAAAACCGCCCGAGCAAGGCATTAATAAACCGGAAAACACTGCTGGCGATGATTCCGCTTTCAGACCGCGCCATTTTCAACATGGAAAAACGCGGCGATTTTCCGCGCCGAATCGTACTGACAAGCCGCAATGTCGCGTGGGACCTAGCCGAGGTCGAAGATTGGATTGAGTCGCGCAAAGAGTCTGAGGATCGAGCACACTGCCCTGGATTTACTTGTAACAGATTTACTTGTAGAAGTTCAGACCCGATCTGA
- a CDS encoding LexA family transcriptional regulator, translating into MTLKHNQIRLHNLEALITEAGSAAKLARMAGTNSSYLSQVRNQLPTKKGTPRSIGDELAGKLEKAMKKPQGWMDTPPAKGTTPHEENNAHDGPDLRSLHPLISWVQAGNWYEVSESFVPAYGAELLPCPVRCSPESFVLRVRGSSMEPKFHEGDLIFVDPNVSADHGKYVVVRLDESNEATFKQLIIEDGKQYLKALNPDWPNRIIEVDEEATICGVIVFKGEVV; encoded by the coding sequence ATGACGCTAAAACACAATCAGATTCGGCTCCACAACCTCGAAGCTCTGATTACCGAAGCAGGGTCGGCCGCCAAGCTGGCACGCATGGCTGGGACAAATAGCTCCTATCTCAGCCAGGTTCGCAATCAGCTTCCCACCAAGAAAGGCACCCCACGTTCTATCGGAGACGAACTGGCGGGAAAACTGGAAAAGGCAATGAAAAAGCCCCAAGGATGGATGGATACCCCGCCTGCAAAGGGGACCACGCCACACGAAGAAAATAACGCCCACGACGGTCCCGATTTGCGCAGTCTCCACCCGCTTATCTCTTGGGTTCAGGCCGGGAATTGGTACGAAGTTTCTGAGAGCTTTGTTCCGGCGTACGGGGCCGAGCTTTTACCCTGCCCGGTGCGTTGCAGCCCGGAATCCTTCGTCCTCAGGGTTCGAGGAAGCAGCATGGAGCCAAAATTTCATGAGGGTGACTTGATCTTCGTTGATCCCAATGTCTCAGCGGATCACGGCAAGTATGTGGTTGTTCGACTCGATGAATCTAATGAAGCAACGTTCAAACAACTGATTATCGAAGACGGAAAGCAGTACCTGAAAGCGCTCAATCCTGACTGGCCAAATCGCATCATTGAAGTTGATGAAGAAGCCACAATCTGCGGCGTTATCGTCTTTAAGGGGGAAGTGGTCTGA
- a CDS encoding ParB N-terminal domain-containing protein, with product MTAPDESAQVHGISRVDVTHIHRYSRNPRRQQNPEYDRIKASIRAEGLDQPLVISQEPGASDYVLHSGGNTRLKILKDLFEETGDDRFRWVDCVIKPWSQESSLLFAHLRENELRGGLPFIDKALAVFDAKALLEKELSVEALSQRQLEELFKERGFGLSHSMISKMGYAVDTLWPVMPKALAAGLGRPQVEKIRALERAAHAIWDRRQLGEDMDFNAVFLELCRRHDCSDWDIQPLRDAIENEIAAESEQNRQVVYLEMEAQLSGRPFDFASQTEEGVEEEQDGSSDKVCRQDNSQSADIDPVNGSSPGCEPKSTQPVDNNTPNGKSRTKTPVPEITQNRKTSVESRDLRSLRAQLWECAAALAEHHGLGEAVIQLQDQGLGLLLVEVPPQELVDTLDPDMLGLVSALWWQLAASAELTVAPIDIVLHYLNESSALYEALASHDAGLLFSSVWTPDPGHMSSLLWQQLNPPDWQVLLRMMETYRAIKQLAYDTGIELWVPGAGGGNVVQ from the coding sequence ATGACGGCACCCGATGAATCGGCACAGGTCCACGGAATATCCCGTGTTGACGTCACCCATATCCACCGCTATTCCCGTAATCCCCGGCGACAGCAGAATCCAGAATACGACCGCATCAAGGCATCGATTCGAGCTGAAGGCTTGGATCAACCACTGGTGATTTCGCAGGAGCCCGGGGCTTCGGACTACGTCCTCCACAGTGGCGGCAATACGCGGCTGAAGATCCTTAAAGACTTATTTGAAGAGACTGGAGACGATCGTTTCCGCTGGGTCGACTGTGTCATCAAGCCATGGTCCCAGGAATCCAGTCTGCTTTTTGCCCACCTGCGTGAAAACGAGCTGCGCGGTGGATTGCCATTTATAGATAAAGCCTTGGCTGTTTTTGACGCAAAAGCCCTTCTGGAAAAAGAGCTGTCTGTCGAGGCCTTGTCCCAGCGTCAATTGGAAGAGCTGTTCAAAGAGCGGGGATTCGGCCTGAGCCACAGCATGATTTCCAAAATGGGATATGCCGTTGACACATTGTGGCCCGTAATGCCGAAAGCGTTGGCAGCCGGGTTAGGGCGGCCTCAAGTGGAAAAAATCCGTGCCCTTGAGCGGGCAGCTCACGCGATCTGGGATCGCCGGCAACTGGGTGAAGACATGGACTTCAACGCCGTGTTTCTTGAGCTGTGTCGACGACATGACTGTTCCGACTGGGATATCCAGCCGTTGCGCGATGCAATAGAAAACGAAATTGCCGCCGAGTCAGAACAGAATCGTCAGGTGGTTTATCTGGAGATGGAGGCGCAGCTATCTGGCCGACCTTTCGATTTTGCGAGCCAGACTGAAGAAGGTGTGGAAGAAGAGCAAGACGGGTCATCGGACAAGGTCTGCCGGCAGGACAACAGTCAGTCTGCTGACATAGACCCGGTCAATGGTTCATCGCCCGGCTGCGAGCCGAAGTCTACCCAGCCCGTTGATAACAATACGCCCAATGGGAAATCCAGAACTAAAACACCGGTGCCTGAGATCACCCAGAATAGAAAAACGAGTGTTGAGAGCAGGGATCTACGTTCATTGCGCGCTCAGTTGTGGGAGTGCGCTGCCGCCCTGGCGGAACACCATGGTTTGGGTGAAGCCGTCATTCAACTGCAGGATCAAGGACTCGGACTGCTGTTGGTCGAGGTTCCTCCGCAGGAGCTGGTCGATACGCTTGACCCGGATATGCTGGGTTTGGTCTCCGCGCTGTGGTGGCAACTGGCTGCTAGCGCAGAATTAACCGTGGCGCCGATTGATATTGTGCTCCATTACCTGAACGAATCTTCAGCGCTGTATGAGGCGCTGGCATCGCATGATGCAGGTTTGCTTTTCAGCAGTGTTTGGACACCGGACCCAGGTCATATGAGCAGCTTGCTCTGGCAACAGCTCAACCCACCGGATTGGCAGGTTTTACTCCGGATGATGGAAACGTACCGAGCCATAAAACAGCTGGCGTACGACACAGGTATCGAATTGTGGGTACCAGGCGCGGGTGGTGGCAATGTCGTCCAATAA
- a CDS encoding DUF2857 domain-containing protein — protein sequence MSSNKEADLTTAVLLYAMRCLAEGDQQALRAMNFGPKELDALKEMNLADIYRADALRVHCLQIGLNRDVFWPMLEHLRHQRESEDLQRKLLASDAPLEMMQQLFGLSSREYTRWRRLLTLAPSVGRPAELNEPDTHALWYAWQELQEKQERSTLSAADYLELQQQTHIGLRAIWVLVQRWEAYGEGSSTAPITRVAEHGR from the coding sequence ATGTCGTCCAATAAAGAGGCTGATCTTACGACTGCCGTCCTGCTGTATGCCATGCGCTGTCTGGCGGAAGGGGACCAACAGGCGTTGCGGGCCATGAATTTTGGTCCGAAGGAACTGGACGCCTTAAAGGAAATGAATCTGGCAGATATCTATCGAGCTGACGCGTTGCGGGTGCACTGTCTGCAGATTGGTCTGAATCGCGATGTCTTCTGGCCGATGCTGGAACACCTGCGCCACCAGCGGGAATCGGAAGACTTGCAGCGAAAACTGCTGGCCTCCGATGCGCCCTTGGAAATGATGCAGCAACTGTTCGGTTTGAGCTCACGCGAATACACCCGCTGGCGTCGGTTGCTGACGTTGGCGCCCTCGGTGGGAAGACCGGCGGAGCTGAACGAACCTGATACTCACGCGCTCTGGTATGCCTGGCAGGAGCTGCAAGAAAAGCAAGAGCGCAGCACGCTGTCCGCAGCGGATTATCTCGAACTTCAACAGCAAACACACATTGGGCTGCGCGCGATCTGGGTGTTGGTGCAGCGGTGGGAAGCCTATGGCGAAGGAAGTAGCACCGCTCCCATAACGCGGGTTGCCGAGCATGGCCGATGA
- a CDS encoding helix-turn-helix domain-containing protein: MADEDEALRPETVALDALIKATVAKIRAQTDPSLPDAMLFMGNWHQAVPAMVIQDPVLEPVDKLVWMVIMLHARETGGRTAFPDYDTIASKTNVSSTSTVSRAIAILRLTRWLTLCARIRQTSGRFTGNVYILHDEPLPLVDAIYLDDAYMAFVTQSQEHHHARVCRVAQAVSASLDMDIRRGEHLGAQESAIERRLQAVKMLADTSRNHDNSGRYFTFNAAALSQLKNPSDAGIAEPLDQHQNSKVEPKTHYSSGCSSDYKKTTTTTTTQNTDIEENAFPESSQTIPLPTEQTLIYPPRLSENQKLLADRYLAMIAPEDRQLVLDELQGRLSSEQKGMKPVYDELRFLHSLCKAAQKDEFVPNLGIKVAEARKERRISVTPPEDDAQKAKTEEERERSRAYAREQLAKLRASLNMDKK; encoded by the coding sequence ATGGCCGATGAAGACGAAGCACTGCGGCCGGAGACCGTTGCCCTGGATGCGTTAATCAAGGCAACCGTTGCCAAGATTCGGGCACAGACTGATCCCTCGCTCCCGGATGCCATGTTGTTTATGGGTAATTGGCACCAGGCCGTTCCAGCTATGGTCATTCAGGATCCGGTGCTGGAACCCGTTGATAAGCTGGTGTGGATGGTCATCATGCTGCATGCCAGAGAGACTGGCGGTCGAACGGCCTTTCCCGACTACGATACGATCGCCAGTAAAACCAATGTTTCCTCAACCTCCACGGTCTCACGCGCTATTGCGATCCTGCGTTTGACGCGCTGGCTGACCCTGTGCGCCCGGATCCGGCAAACGAGCGGTCGATTCACGGGTAACGTCTACATACTCCACGATGAGCCACTGCCACTGGTCGATGCCATCTATCTGGATGATGCCTACATGGCGTTCGTCACCCAATCCCAGGAGCACCATCACGCACGTGTCTGCCGAGTGGCGCAGGCTGTGTCAGCAAGTCTCGATATGGATATTCGTCGTGGCGAACATTTGGGGGCGCAGGAATCAGCCATCGAACGCCGATTGCAGGCAGTGAAGATGCTGGCAGATACCAGCAGAAATCACGACAACAGCGGTCGCTATTTTACCTTCAACGCAGCGGCACTAAGCCAGCTGAAAAATCCGTCAGACGCTGGAATTGCAGAGCCATTAGACCAGCACCAAAATTCAAAGGTGGAGCCGAAGACACACTACAGTAGTGGTTGTAGTAGTGATTATAAAAAAACAACTACAACAACCACTACACAAAATACCGACATAGAAGAGAACGCATTTCCCGAATCCAGCCAAACAATACCGTTGCCAACGGAGCAAACGCTGATTTATCCACCACGTTTGTCGGAGAACCAGAAGCTCCTGGCGGATAGGTATCTTGCGATGATTGCACCTGAAGACCGGCAGTTGGTGCTGGATGAACTGCAAGGGCGGTTGTCCTCTGAGCAAAAGGGTATGAAGCCTGTCTACGACGAGCTGAGGTTTCTGCATTCACTGTGCAAGGCTGCGCAAAAAGATGAATTTGTGCCTAACCTGGGCATCAAGGTGGCGGAGGCTCGAAAGGAGCGGAGGATTTCTGTTACACCGCCGGAAGATGACGCGCAGAAGGCCAAAACCGAGGAGGAACGCGAACGTTCCCGGGCCTATGCGCGCGAACAGCTGGCCAAGTTGCGCGCATCGTTGAACATGGACAAAAAGTGA
- a CDS encoding TIGR03761 family integrating conjugative element protein, giving the protein MSMTSDAKQSSETTDTQQQESTPGALQGEVWLTIQTYQAQSLIHGRRAVDGKPAIIGLIGFADRLKSLWQAIRFDDPYADWWLLKVEEGIADTRAQLRTLQQRMEGLVASNGALEFAIAQSSRPQRVSLQFANPYAFRAAQLLGQYDQLMCTDMTLRHLGIDIPGDLVDQVAGCGRWVRRVFALPQGYHCLEIRRADIRQGTPMVVKARERMGEIPEDILCGARLPSLRPVTFQKIVSSEPVVPGEA; this is encoded by the coding sequence ATGTCCATGACTTCAGATGCAAAGCAGTCTTCCGAAACCACAGATACCCAGCAGCAAGAGTCCACACCCGGGGCATTGCAGGGTGAAGTCTGGTTGACGATTCAGACTTACCAGGCTCAAAGCCTTATTCATGGCCGGCGAGCCGTCGATGGCAAGCCGGCGATCATCGGACTTATTGGGTTTGCAGATCGATTGAAGTCCTTATGGCAGGCAATCCGGTTTGACGACCCCTATGCAGACTGGTGGTTGCTCAAAGTGGAAGAGGGCATTGCCGATACCCGAGCACAGCTGCGCACATTACAGCAACGGATGGAGGGTCTTGTCGCGTCAAACGGTGCGCTGGAGTTCGCCATTGCGCAATCGAGCCGACCACAGCGTGTGTCCTTGCAGTTTGCCAATCCCTATGCCTTTCGGGCTGCGCAATTGCTGGGTCAGTACGACCAGCTGATGTGCACAGACATGACGTTGCGTCACTTGGGCATCGACATACCCGGCGATCTTGTCGACCAGGTGGCCGGCTGCGGTCGCTGGGTGCGCCGTGTATTTGCCTTGCCTCAGGGGTACCACTGCCTGGAGATTCGCCGTGCTGATATTCGGCAAGGCACGCCGATGGTCGTCAAGGCGCGAGAGCGGATGGGCGAAATTCCAGAAGACATCCTATGTGGTGCCAGGCTGCCATCCCTGCGCCCAGTGACATTCCAAAAGATTGTTAGTAGCGAGCCTGTAGTGCCAGGTGAGGCGTAA
- a CDS encoding ParM/StbA family protein, whose amino-acid sequence MTELTDEKAAQQRQAAIAGNPMQVVQVGLDDGYAYTKVALPDGRLVSVPSRARIGAAGVTWIRDVEQRIFEYETAGTVYSVGAVDGEPTQFDEYPGSALNRVIVQHALQEAGLSGRSLHMVTGLPVAAFYRGDGQQRRQAIQTKRDGLKLTVEPVVAKKSSTRPALKASIAFHEVIPEALAAWYDYVIVTLDDGVTLDADRLNAPVAIVDIGGRTTDYVVVQNQGVVHGSSGSLNRGMLDVKLRVANLIQERFDLHELGEQIISRAVDTNRLRLHGKDHDVSDMVMNAKRELVERLYAETRRKLGLGVELDRVLFVGGGSAALSSDIADWFPNQTIADHAAFANARGMLKYLQFVCDDSSKER is encoded by the coding sequence ATGACAGAATTGACCGACGAAAAAGCTGCCCAGCAGAGACAAGCCGCCATTGCTGGCAATCCGATGCAGGTAGTCCAGGTGGGGCTGGATGACGGCTACGCCTATACCAAGGTGGCACTGCCGGATGGCCGCCTCGTATCCGTGCCGTCGCGGGCGCGCATAGGAGCGGCAGGTGTGACCTGGATTCGGGATGTGGAGCAACGGATTTTCGAGTACGAAACCGCGGGGACAGTGTATTCCGTCGGCGCGGTCGATGGTGAACCGACGCAATTTGATGAATACCCAGGCTCCGCACTCAACCGTGTCATTGTCCAGCACGCGTTACAAGAGGCGGGCTTATCGGGCCGCTCTCTCCATATGGTGACAGGATTGCCAGTCGCAGCATTTTATCGTGGCGATGGTCAGCAACGGCGACAGGCGATTCAAACCAAGCGAGACGGTCTCAAGTTAACGGTCGAGCCTGTCGTGGCCAAGAAGTCATCGACAAGGCCAGCGCTCAAAGCCAGCATTGCTTTTCACGAGGTTATTCCAGAGGCGCTGGCGGCTTGGTACGACTACGTCATTGTGACCTTGGATGATGGCGTAACGCTGGATGCTGACCGACTCAATGCGCCGGTTGCTATCGTTGATATCGGCGGTCGAACCACAGATTACGTTGTCGTGCAGAACCAGGGTGTTGTCCACGGTTCCTCAGGTTCCCTGAACAGGGGGATGCTCGATGTGAAGCTTCGCGTCGCCAACCTGATCCAGGAACGGTTCGATCTCCACGAGCTCGGTGAGCAAATCATCAGCCGGGCCGTTGACACTAACCGTTTGCGGTTGCACGGCAAAGATCACGATGTATCCGACATGGTGATGAACGCCAAGCGCGAGCTGGTAGAGCGACTTTACGCAGAAACCCGCCGCAAACTCGGGCTGGGTGTGGAGCTTGATCGCGTCCTTTTTGTTGGTGGCGGCAGTGCGGCCCTGTCATCAGACATCGCCGACTGGTTCCCCAATCAAACCATCGCTGATCATGCAGCATTCGCCAATGCGCGGGGCATGCTCAAGTACCTACAGTTTGTCTGTGACGATTCTTCGAAGGAGCGATAG
- a CDS encoding DUF3577 domain-containing protein has protein sequence MTSRQTTAEKPKYFDLDIHGIGYLNRVREVTPENGFPFLSVTIAALRGPAENVQHTHFECVVVGEEAKDLVRQLTPAVEADLKVLVGFHLSDLQAETFIFKNGNRAGTTGISLKSRLLRFQWIKVEGQPFPAPTSEAHNAVA, from the coding sequence ATGACCAGTAGACAAACTACCGCTGAAAAGCCGAAGTATTTCGATCTTGATATTCACGGCATCGGTTATCTCAATCGTGTGCGTGAAGTGACGCCAGAGAATGGATTCCCATTTCTCAGTGTCACTATTGCGGCGCTACGAGGGCCTGCCGAAAACGTCCAGCACACGCATTTCGAATGTGTGGTGGTGGGTGAAGAAGCGAAGGATTTGGTCCGTCAGCTGACGCCGGCGGTGGAAGCTGACCTGAAAGTTCTGGTGGGTTTTCACCTCAGTGATCTGCAAGCCGAAACCTTCATCTTCAAAAACGGTAATCGAGCCGGTACGACGGGCATCAGTCTGAAGTCCCGGTTACTGCGGTTCCAATGGATCAAAGTTGAAGGCCAGCCGTTTCCGGCGCCGACATCTGAGGCCCATAACGCCGTAGCCTGA
- the radC gene encoding DNA repair protein RadC, whose amino-acid sequence MASKSSPTQVIPKNRFARVRMASLNDPEKQSLLELAFAVLHDLHQPGVELPSPNHTRDFLRMLLAERKAEVFGCLYLDNRHRVIETVELFQGTIDGASVYPRVVVQQALTVNAAAVMFFHNHPSGVAEPSNADQAITRRLKEALALIDIRVLDHFVVTAGESISFAERGLL is encoded by the coding sequence ATGGCTTCCAAATCTTCACCTACCCAGGTGATTCCTAAAAACCGTTTTGCACGTGTTCGCATGGCGTCGCTAAACGATCCTGAAAAGCAATCCCTGCTGGAGCTGGCCTTTGCGGTATTACACGATCTGCACCAGCCGGGCGTCGAGCTGCCGAGCCCCAACCATACCCGTGACTTTTTACGGATGTTGTTGGCGGAGCGCAAAGCGGAGGTCTTTGGTTGTTTGTATCTGGATAACCGACATCGAGTGATCGAAACGGTCGAGTTGTTTCAGGGAACCATTGATGGTGCCTCGGTGTATCCCCGTGTGGTGGTGCAGCAGGCACTTACCGTCAACGCTGCAGCGGTGATGTTTTTTCATAATCACCCGAGTGGAGTCGCCGAGCCCAGTAATGCGGACCAGGCGATTACGCGGCGGCTGAAAGAGGCGCTGGCACTCATCGACATTCGTGTGTTGGACCATTTTGTGGTCACTGCTGGCGAGTCAATTTCGTTTGCCGAACGCGGACTGCTCTAA
- a CDS encoding integrase domain-containing protein has product MRDLNYQLKQMCQRNRDGSYSTQANRARMLNQIANQLQEMGYRRMTTRSLKPKHVDALVQRWLSDGMAAGTIKNRMNCLRWWAAKVDRRNVIARSNDFYGIPDRQFVSNDSKAVAVDDNALSNVKDDHVRMSLELQRAFGLRREEAIKFMPGYADQGDHVRLKASWTKGGKARVVPVHHKEQRDVLDRAHRLVGSGSLIPPQKNYIQQLRTYERHTTQAGLSKLHGLRHAYAQSRYQALTGWACPAAGGPTAKSLSAEQRQQDHQARLTISRELGHVREQISAVYLGR; this is encoded by the coding sequence ATGCGAGACCTGAACTACCAATTGAAGCAAATGTGTCAGCGCAACCGGGATGGCAGCTACAGTACCCAGGCCAACCGGGCGCGTATGCTTAACCAGATCGCCAATCAGTTGCAGGAGATGGGGTACCGGCGCATGACCACGCGATCTCTCAAGCCGAAGCATGTGGACGCGCTTGTCCAGCGCTGGCTCAGTGACGGTATGGCGGCCGGTACCATAAAGAACCGCATGAATTGTCTGCGGTGGTGGGCCGCCAAAGTGGATCGGCGTAACGTTATCGCACGATCAAATGACTTCTACGGCATCCCCGATCGACAATTCGTCAGTAACGATTCCAAGGCGGTTGCTGTTGACGACAATGCACTGTCTAACGTCAAAGACGACCATGTACGCATGAGCCTGGAACTTCAGCGCGCCTTTGGCCTGCGCAGAGAGGAGGCAATCAAATTCATGCCAGGTTACGCTGATCAGGGCGATCATGTTCGCCTGAAGGCCTCCTGGACGAAAGGCGGCAAGGCGCGCGTTGTGCCGGTGCACCACAAGGAACAGCGTGATGTCTTGGATCGAGCCCACCGACTGGTGGGATCCGGTTCCCTGATTCCCCCGCAGAAAAATTACATTCAGCAGTTGCGTACCTACGAGCGTCATACCACTCAGGCAGGTTTGTCGAAACTGCATGGCCTGCGCCATGCGTATGCTCAGTCACGCTATCAGGCGTTGACGGGTTGGGCCTGTCCTGCGGCGGGTGGTCCGACCGCAAAAAGTTTGAGTGCTGAGCAACGACAGCAGGACCATCAGGCACGACTCACCATCAGTCGCGAATTAGGCCATGTTCGCGAACAGATCAGCGCCGTTTACTTAGGGCGATAA
- a CDS encoding PilL N-terminal domain-containing protein — protein sequence MAEERPVTAISTLTQINRYSVIAVRPTAGQRDLLSVTRAITIPSDIESVGEAFHWMLRDSGYRLAADGVLSEEARAMLELPLPAVHRRFEPMPLETVMGLLSGPAFHLIQDPVHRLIAFERCADIPDPNATGGVQ from the coding sequence GTGGCGGAGGAGCGTCCCGTCACAGCAATCAGCACACTGACTCAAATTAATCGCTATTCAGTGATAGCCGTTCGGCCGACCGCCGGGCAGCGCGATCTGTTGTCCGTGACAAGAGCGATCACCATTCCAAGCGACATTGAAAGTGTGGGGGAGGCCTTCCACTGGATGTTGCGAGATTCTGGCTATCGCCTGGCGGCCGATGGCGTGCTATCGGAGGAGGCGAGAGCCATGCTGGAGCTGCCGCTGCCGGCCGTGCATCGCCGCTTTGAGCCCATGCCGCTCGAAACCGTGATGGGACTCTTGAGTGGTCCTGCTTTTCACCTTATCCAGGATCCCGTTCACCGCCTCATTGCATTCGAGCGTTGCGCGGATATTCCAGACCCCAATGCGACGGGAGGTGTGCAGTAA
- a CDS encoding TIGR03759 family integrating conjugative element protein, producing the protein MTIDCRVRKPGVGFIGFCLCLALPVYADSLQTAESQSSNTPAIEQSVTERIDSLAFRANQWGLDESEWQRYQSLMQGVRGSVSPATLSPLEVLGIHARSADERRRYAERWAVMMRDDAERILAFQRAYDDAQRRLFPNGLLIDPGVVASTKPDQGLAGNFAWQSSDRVLFFTDTQCPTCDAVLERLVSQIKHFAGIDLYLIDVSAGDEFRIRDWAASKQIDPQWVSEHKITLNIDAGALNQVAGHTGQQGQDLPILILRREGRLDPLPASRF; encoded by the coding sequence ATGACTATTGATTGTCGCGTGAGAAAACCTGGCGTCGGGTTTATCGGGTTCTGCCTTTGCCTCGCGTTGCCTGTTTACGCTGATAGCCTTCAGACAGCGGAATCGCAATCTTCGAACACACCGGCGATTGAGCAATCCGTGACAGAACGTATTGACTCGCTGGCGTTTCGTGCTAACCAGTGGGGGCTAGATGAATCGGAATGGCAGCGTTACCAATCCCTGATGCAAGGTGTCCGGGGCAGCGTGAGTCCTGCGACCTTGTCACCCCTCGAAGTGCTGGGCATTCACGCGCGTAGTGCTGATGAACGTCGGCGCTACGCAGAGCGATGGGCGGTTATGATGCGAGACGATGCTGAGCGCATTCTGGCGTTTCAGCGGGCCTACGACGACGCCCAGCGGCGCTTGTTTCCCAACGGCTTGTTGATCGACCCCGGTGTTGTAGCTTCCACTAAGCCGGATCAAGGTCTGGCTGGAAACTTCGCGTGGCAGTCGTCTGACCGGGTGTTGTTCTTTACCGATACCCAATGCCCGACCTGCGATGCGGTGCTGGAGCGATTGGTGAGCCAGATCAAACACTTCGCAGGCATCGATCTGTACCTGATCGATGTGTCCGCCGGTGACGAATTCCGTATACGCGACTGGGCGGCCTCGAAACAGATCGATCCTCAATGGGTCAGCGAGCACAAGATTACCCTGAACATTGATGCGGGTGCGCTCAACCAGGTTGCCGGCCACACGGGGCAACAGGGACAGGATTTACCGATACTGATACTACGCCGGGAAGGGCGATTGGATCCCTTGCCGGCATCACGATTTTAA
- a CDS encoding lytic transglycosylase domain-containing protein produces the protein MARRLITVCFVGVLWWSTPAQSQSVPVGYKKVASEYGLPPALLYSVALTESGQSSLSEGQLRPWPWALNIDGEGHYFSSRQLAWHALQAALTETEASSVDVGLMQISWRYHRADLGSSWQALDPYHNLRVAAAILRDCFVEHTNWIQSAGCYHAPNDPARADRYGQRVKAHWMRLTDTPTEVHLEYP, from the coding sequence ATGGCACGCCGGTTAATCACGGTCTGCTTTGTCGGCGTTCTGTGGTGGTCGACGCCCGCGCAGTCACAATCCGTGCCAGTGGGATATAAGAAAGTCGCGAGCGAATACGGCCTTCCTCCGGCCTTGCTCTATTCGGTCGCCCTGACCGAAAGTGGGCAAAGCTCGCTTAGCGAAGGACAGCTTCGACCCTGGCCGTGGGCACTCAATATCGACGGCGAAGGGCACTATTTTTCGTCACGTCAGCTGGCATGGCATGCCCTGCAGGCGGCGTTAACGGAAACGGAAGCCTCGTCGGTGGATGTCGGTCTGATGCAAATCAGTTGGCGCTACCATCGGGCAGACCTGGGCTCATCCTGGCAGGCGCTGGATCCCTACCACAACTTGCGAGTGGCCGCCGCGATCCTGCGCGACTGCTTTGTCGAACACACCAACTGGATTCAAAGCGCCGGCTGCTATCACGCACCGAATGATCCTGCCCGAGCTGACCGCTATGGTCAGCGGGTCAAGGCGCACTGGATGCGGTTGACCGATACACCAACGGAGGTGCACCTTGAGTATCCGTAA
- a CDS encoding integrating conjugative element protein, whose translation MLSVLVPALLLAIGGGSSALADLTVIYDSGQTQPLSPLLGPFQADETPSTDPAKASEPNPSSKSMLGPAVLSNLLPLHSPGLEVGDSGDTPLNPEVLTRLAQGNPRPFFLIGSDAVSLQWLAYHRDTLRRLGAAGMLVQADTEADVRRVAEVAQGLSITLGSGSDLAAALAIHHYPVLISRDGIRQ comes from the coding sequence ATGTTGTCTGTCCTCGTGCCCGCATTGTTACTCGCGATAGGCGGGGGTTCTTCCGCATTGGCGGATCTGACAGTGATTTATGACAGCGGCCAAACCCAACCTTTGTCGCCGTTACTTGGTCCGTTCCAGGCGGATGAAACGCCGTCGACCGATCCTGCCAAAGCAAGCGAACCGAATCCATCGTCCAAATCTATGCTCGGCCCAGCAGTATTGAGTAACTTGTTGCCGTTGCACTCACCCGGATTGGAGGTCGGCGATAGTGGTGACACTCCACTGAATCCCGAGGTGCTGACGCGGCTCGCGCAGGGTAATCCGCGCCCGTTTTTTTTAATCGGATCGGACGCGGTGTCATTGCAGTGGCTGGCCTATCACCGGGACACACTCCGGCGCCTGGGTGCGGCGGGCATGTTGGTGCAGGCCGATACCGAGGCCGACGTTAGACGGGTTGCCGAGGTGGCGCAGGGCTTATCCATCACCCTGGGTTCAGGGAGTGATCTGGCCGCGGCGCTGGCTATTCATCATTACCCGGTATTGATTAGCCGTGATGGCATCCGACAATGA